One window of Hydractinia symbiolongicarpus strain clone_291-10 chromosome 3, HSymV2.1, whole genome shotgun sequence genomic DNA carries:
- the LOC130636698 gene encoding dual specificity tyrosine-phosphorylation-regulated kinase 1A-like, whose amino-acid sequence MLTYGLDDMAGTSSTDEKYPYPPAPSNPESSYDYYVRRIPTSFREHQQAPLRKLSTDLIKTYKHINEVYYNKKKRRADKERADGEFHKKGKRNDGYDDDNFDYIIRSGEKFLDRYEIDSLIGKGSFGQVVKAFDHEEQEFVAVKIIKNKKAFLNQAQIEVKILELMNSHDPHAKFYIVKLKSHFMWRNHLCLVFELLSYNLYDLLRNTNFHGVSLNLTRKFAQQLCTALCFLATPELQVIHCDLKPENVLLCNPKRSAIKIVDFGSSCQLNQTLYHYIQSRFYRSPEVLLGLPYDLAIDIWSLGCILVEMHTGEPLFSGSDEIDQMNKIVEVLGVPPIDLLEKAPKTRKYFERSSDGSYHIKRYKDSKREYSGAGSRKLHSILGCDTGGPEGRRKNETGHTPHDYEKLKDLVLRMLDYDARTRITPYQALQHVFFKRASEDNTGATNSSSSSPGLQKSEKELSTESSPHSHQRTNPASITRPSSDPTAGSGYRSSAAMDCEGDSPLQTKSTLKLRHNVKMQTDPISATNCGETVPEEKSILLDSSDQKRTPMRSKNSSEMLVSNQPLVNTNTFPTSQPITSTTSIYNKSEYLNTLNNLSAYKDATYSSYIVPPPDAVLPSGMLKSQSTKRDYMSSDITEDPRLVGVVIQGDGRH is encoded by the exons ATGCTGACATATGGTTTGGATGATATGGCGGGCACGAGCAGCACTGATGAGAAGTATCCATATCCCCCTGCACCATCAAACCCAGAATCATCATACGATTATTATGTTCGCCGTATTCCAACAAGTTTTCGTGAACATCAGCAAGCTCCCCTACGCAAGCTATCAACTGATCTTATAAAGACATACAAGCATATCAATGAG GTTTAttacaacaagaaaaaaagacGTGCAGATAAAGAACGTGCTGATGGGGAATTCCACAAGAAAGGAAAGCGTAATGATGGTTATGATGATGATAACTTCGATTATATTATTCGCAGTGGTGAAAAATTCCTTGATCGTTATGAAATTGATTCTTTAATAGGGAAAGGATCATTTGGTCAG GTTGTAAAAGCGTTCGATCATGAAGAACAAGAATTTGTTGCCGTcaaaatcatcaaaaataagaaaGCATTTCTTAACCAAGCTCAAATCGAAGTGAAAATTCTTGAACTGATGAATAGTCACGACCCGCACGCGAAATTTTATATAG TCAAACTAAAGAGTCACTTCATGTGGAGAAATCATCTATGTCTTGTCTTCGAATTACTATCTTACAATCTTTACGACCTGCTACGAAACACAAACTTCCACGGCGTGTCGTTAAATCTAACAAGAAAATTTGCTCAACAATTGTGTACAGCTCTTTGTTTCTTGGCAACGCCTGAATTACAAGTTATACATTGCGATTTAAAGCCTGAGAATGTGTTATTATGTAATCCGAAACGCAGCGCTATTAAAATTGTTGATTTTGGAAGCTCTTGCCAACTTAATCAAACG CTGTACCACTATATCCAAAGTCGTTTCTATCGGTCACCAGAAGTATTGCTTGGGTTACCGTACGATCTGGCGATAGATATATGGTCCCTTGGTTGTATCTTAGTCGAAATGCACACAGGGGAACCCTTATTTAGCGGTTCAGATGAG atcGATCAAATGAACAAAATTGTAGAGGTGCTTGGTGTGCCTCCGATTGATTTGTTAGAAAAGGCGCCCAAAACGAGAAAATACTTTGAACGCTCGTCTGATGGCAGTTATCATATAAAAAGATATAAAGACAGCAAGAGG gaaTACTCAGGTGCTGGAAGTAGAAAACTCCATTCAATATTAGGATGTGATACAGGCGGGCCCGAAGGAAGGCGGAAGAATGAAACCGGTCATACTCCGCACGATTATGAGAAACTTAAAGACTTAGTACTACGAATGCTTGACTATGATGCTAGGACTAGAATAACACCATATCAAGCTCTCCAGCATGTGTTTTTTAAACGTGCTTCAGAGGACAACACTGGAGCTACAAATTCTTCCTCATCATCGCCTGGGTTACAAAAGAGTGAAAAAGAACTTTCTACGGAAAGCAGTCCTCATTCGCATCAACGAACAAACCCGGCTTCTATTACAAGGCCGTCTTCCGACCCTACCGCCGGTTCTGGCTATAGATCGTCTGCTGCGATGGACTGCGAAGGGGATAGCCCACTACAAACAAAATCGACATTAAAATTACGTCATAATGTGAAAATGCAAACAGACCCTATTTCTGCCACAAATTGTGGTGAGACAGTACCAGAAGAGAAAAGTATTTTACTTGATTCTTCTGATCAAAAAAGGACGCCTATGCGCTCAAAAAACTCGTCAGAAATGCTGGTGTCAAACCAACCTTTGGTAAATACTAACACTTTCCCCACGTCTCAGCCCATAACATCGACGACTAGTATATACAATAAGTCAGAATACCTAAATACACTCAACAATTTAAGTGCGTATAAGGATGCTACATATAGCAGTTACATTGTTCCACCACCGGACGCTGTGTTACCGTCAGGtatgttaaaaagtcaatcaacaAAGCGAGATTATATGAGCAGTGATATAACGGAAGATCCAAGACTAGTAGGTGTTGTTATTCAAGGTGACGGGCGTCACTGA